The Bacteroides acidifaciens genome includes a region encoding these proteins:
- a CDS encoding RagB/SusD family nutrient uptake outer membrane protein: protein MKKHIKLLTIGTLLLGGLTGCNDFLDREPLDKVIPEKYFASESDLAAYTINAYPFETVTDAYGINFFGKDNDTDNQASGDSPAFWIPGQKKVPSGEGDWDWKKIRACNYFFDNTLPKFEAGTITGNQDNVKHYIGEMYVIRAYNYYKLLVSLGDLPIITTALPDVEETLVESSKRQPRNKVARFILDDLQKATELLLDNSPGKKNRISRNVAHLLRARVALFEATWEKYHKGTAFVPGGKGWPGNPADVSGFNIDTEIAYFLDEAMKSSKIVGDYIVGKLAENTDTPEGMNASLVSINPYYTMFCDENMEGYDEILMWKQFKEGLVTSNLQMELERNGGGSGWTRGMVNSFLMRNGLPIYADGSGYEHNWEKKGVNSTLQNRDSRIVIFTKKPGDANTEDEGDVNYYGNDGTPSYCSIRFIYGDKGSLATTGFIIKKGKHYSSHMANDHSAGTSGGIVFRAAEAMLIYMEASYEKNGRIDATADGYWKALRRRAKVDEDYNKTITATQMSEEAKGDFGAYSHGQLIDATLYNIRRERRNELCAEALRWEDLKRWRACDQLISKPYRVEGMLYWGSDYEDQLQDLCKVDPAEGNMSSSDLSNYILPYEKITKNNLIAGQNGFLFTPAHYLNPIGMAVFRQTASDKNDFTSSVVYQNPGWKIEGDTGAQPVE, encoded by the coding sequence ATGAAAAAACATATCAAACTTTTAACAATAGGGACATTGCTGTTGGGCGGACTGACCGGCTGTAATGATTTTCTAGACAGGGAACCTCTGGATAAAGTTATTCCCGAAAAATATTTCGCATCTGAAAGTGATTTGGCTGCTTACACTATCAATGCTTATCCGTTTGAAACTGTGACGGACGCGTATGGCATTAACTTCTTCGGCAAAGATAACGATACTGATAACCAAGCCAGCGGTGACTCCCCGGCATTCTGGATACCCGGTCAGAAGAAAGTTCCGTCGGGCGAAGGCGACTGGGACTGGAAGAAGATACGTGCCTGCAACTATTTCTTTGACAACACTTTACCTAAGTTCGAAGCGGGTACCATCACCGGCAATCAGGATAATGTAAAACATTACATCGGAGAGATGTATGTGATACGTGCATATAATTACTATAAATTGCTGGTTTCTTTAGGAGATTTGCCCATCATCACCACAGCATTGCCCGACGTAGAAGAGACTTTGGTGGAATCCAGCAAGCGTCAACCACGTAATAAGGTGGCACGTTTCATTTTAGATGATTTGCAGAAAGCGACAGAATTATTGCTTGATAATAGCCCCGGTAAAAAGAATCGTATCAGCAGAAATGTAGCACATTTACTGCGTGCACGTGTAGCCCTCTTCGAAGCAACTTGGGAAAAGTACCATAAAGGGACGGCATTCGTACCCGGTGGAAAAGGATGGCCGGGAAATCCCGCAGACGTGAGCGGTTTCAACATTGACACAGAAATAGCTTATTTTCTTGACGAAGCCATGAAATCGTCCAAAATAGTGGGCGACTATATTGTCGGAAAACTGGCAGAGAACACCGATACTCCCGAGGGAATGAATGCCAGTCTGGTTTCCATCAACCCTTATTATACCATGTTCTGCGATGAAAATATGGAAGGATACGATGAAATTCTGATGTGGAAACAATTCAAGGAGGGGTTGGTGACAAGTAACCTGCAAATGGAACTGGAACGCAACGGCGGCGGTTCCGGATGGACTCGCGGCATGGTCAACTCTTTCCTTATGCGCAACGGGCTTCCGATCTACGCAGACGGTTCGGGTTATGAACATAATTGGGAAAAGAAAGGAGTCAACTCCACTCTGCAAAACCGGGATTCACGTATTGTTATCTTTACCAAAAAGCCAGGCGATGCGAATACGGAAGATGAGGGTGATGTGAATTATTACGGTAATGACGGTACTCCCAGCTATTGTTCTATCCGCTTCATTTACGGCGACAAGGGAAGTCTGGCGACAACAGGTTTCATCATCAAGAAAGGCAAACATTACTCCAGTCATATGGCCAATGACCACAGTGCAGGAACATCAGGCGGCATTGTTTTCCGTGCTGCAGAAGCCATGTTGATCTACATGGAAGCTTCCTACGAAAAGAACGGCAGAATTGACGCAACAGCCGACGGATATTGGAAAGCTTTACGCCGACGTGCCAAAGTGGACGAAGACTATAACAAGACAATTACCGCGACACAAATGAGCGAAGAAGCCAAAGGCGATTTCGGTGCTTATTCTCACGGGCAACTGATAGATGCTACATTGTATAATATTCGCCGTGAACGCCGCAACGAACTTTGTGCAGAAGCTTTGCGTTGGGAAGACTTGAAGCGCTGGCGTGCGTGCGACCAGTTAATATCCAAGCCTTACCGTGTAGAAGGTATGCTATACTGGGGAAGTGACTATGAAGATCAACTGCAAGACTTATGTAAAGTAGATCCGGCCGAAGGCAATATGTCTTCATCCGATTTAAGCAACTATATTCTTCCGTACGAAAAAATCACGAAGAATAACCTGATAGCAGGGCAGAACGGCTTCCTCTTTACTCCGGCTCACTATCTGAATCCGATAGGCATGGCTGTATTCCGCCAGACTGCTTCGGACAAAAATGACTTTACAAGTTCTGTGGTTTATCAGAATCCGGGTTGGAAGATTGAAGGAGATACCGGTGCACAACCAGTAGAATAA